One Meriones unguiculatus strain TT.TT164.6M chromosome 5, Bangor_MerUng_6.1, whole genome shotgun sequence DNA segment encodes these proteins:
- the LOC110566092 gene encoding zinc finger protein 431-like isoform X1, which yields MNSITYDDVNVYFTWEEWALLDPSQKNLYKDVMIETYKHLTAIGYNWEDHNIEGQCQSSRRYGRNERTHIYEKHYECKQYGKALSQPSGILMHKRTHTGEKPYECNQCGKAFSQHGNLERHKRTHTGEQPFKYHQCGKAFSQLINLHIHKRTHTGEKPYECSQCGKAFSNLGTLQVHKRTHTGEKPYECIQCGKAFSQQGNLQMHKRTHTGEKPYECIQCGKAFSQHSSLQMHKRTHTGEKPYKCNQCGKAFACCSALQRHERIHTGEKPYKCNHCGKAFSQVSNLHSHKRTHTGEKPYECIQCGKAFSQHSSLQMHKRTHTGEKPYKCNQCGKAFACCSALQRHERIHTGEKPYKCNHCGKAFSQVSNLHSHKRTHTGEKPYECTQCGKAFSHLRILQVHKRTHTGEKPYECNYCGKVFSQSGSLHVHKKTHTGEKP from the coding sequence ATGAATTCTATCACCTATGATGATGTGAATGTGTACTTCACttgggaagagtgggctttgctggatccttcccagaagaatctttacaaagatgtgatgatagagacctacaagcaccttacagccataggctacaattgggaagaccataatattgaaggaCAGTGTCAAAGTTCGAGAAGATAtggaaggaatgaaagaacacataTTTATGAGAAgcactatgaatgtaagcagtatggtaaagccttGTCCCAACCCAGTGGTATCCTaatgcacaaaagaacacatactggagaaaaaccctatgaatgtaatcagtgtggtaaagccttttcacagcacGGAAATCTcgaaaggcataaaagaacacatactggagagcaGCCCTTTAAATAtcatcagtgtgggaaagccttttcacaattgatTAAtctccacattcataaaagaacacatactggagaaaaaccctacgaatgtagtcaatgtggtaaagccttttcaaacctcGGTACACtacaagtgcataaaagaacacatactggagagaaaccctatgaatgtattcaATGCGGCAAAGCCTTTTCTCAACAGGGaaatctccaaatgcataaaagaacacatactggagagaaaccctatgaatgtattcagtgcggcaaagccttttcacagcaCTCTAGTCtacaaatgcataaaagaacacatactggagagaaaccctataaatgtaatcagtgtggtaaagcctttgcatgttgtagtgctctccagagacatgaaagaattcatactggagagaaaccctacaaatgtaatcattgtgggaaagccttttcacaagtcagtaatctccacagtcataaaagaacacatactggagagaaaccctatgaatgtattcagtgcggcaaagccttttcacagcaCTCTAGTCtacaaatgcataaaagaacacatactggagagaaaccctataaatgtaatcagtgtggtaaagcctttgcatgttgtagtgctctccagagacatgaaagaattcatactggagagaaaccctacaaatgtaatcattgtgggaaagccttttcacaagtcagtaatctccacagtcataaaagaacacatactggagagaaaccttatgaatgtactcaatgtggtaaagccttttcacacctccGTAtactccaagtgcataaaagaacacatactggagagaaaccatacgaATGTAATTACTGTGGTAAAGTCTTTTCACAATCCGGTAGCCTCCATGTgcacaaaaagacacatactggagagaaaccctag
- the LOC110566092 gene encoding zinc finger protein 431-like isoform X3, with protein sequence MNSITYDDVNVYFTWEEWALLDPSQKNLYKDVMIETYKHLTAIGYNWEDHNIEGQCQSSRRYGRNERTHTGEKPYECIQCGKAFSQQGNLQMHKRTHTGEKPYECIQCGKAFSQHSSLQMHKRTHTGEKPYKCNQCGKAFACCSALQRHERIHTGEKPYKCNHCGKAFSQVSNLHSHKRTHTGEKPYECIQCGKAFSQHSSLQMHKRTHTGEKPYKCNQCGKAFACCSALQRHERIHTGEKPYKCNHCGKAFSQVSNLHSHKRTHTGEKPYECTQCGKAFSHLRILQVHKRTHTGEKPYECNYCGKVFSQSGSLHVHKKTHTGEKP encoded by the exons ATGAATTCTATCACCTATGATGATGTGAATGTGTACTTCACttgggaagagtgggctttgctggatccttcccagaagaatctttacaaagatgtgatgatagagacctacaagcaccttacagccataggctacaattgggaagaccataatattgaaggaCAGTGTCAAAGTTCGAGAAGATAtggaaggaatgaaagaacac atactggagagaaaccctatgaatgtattcaATGCGGCAAAGCCTTTTCTCAACAGGGaaatctccaaatgcataaaagaacacatactggagagaaaccctatgaatgtattcagtgcggcaaagccttttcacagcaCTCTAGTCtacaaatgcataaaagaacacatactggagagaaaccctataaatgtaatcagtgtggtaaagcctttgcatgttgtagtgctctccagagacatgaaagaattcatactggagagaaaccctacaaatgtaatcattgtgggaaagccttttcacaagtcagtaatctccacagtcataaaagaacacatactggagagaaaccctatgaatgtattcagtgcggcaaagccttttcacagcaCTCTAGTCtacaaatgcataaaagaacacatactggagagaaaccctataaatgtaatcagtgtggtaaagcctttgcatgttgtagtgctctccagagacatgaaagaattcatactggagagaaaccctacaaatgtaatcattgtgggaaagccttttcacaagtcagtaatctccacagtcataaaagaacacatactggagagaaaccttatgaatgtactcaatgtggtaaagccttttcacacctccGTAtactccaagtgcataaaagaacacatactggagagaaaccatacgaATGTAATTACTGTGGTAAAGTCTTTTCACAATCCGGTAGCCTCCATGTgcacaaaaagacacatactggagagaaaccctag
- the LOC110566092 gene encoding zinc finger protein 431-like isoform X2 encodes MNSITYDDVNVYFTWEEWALLDPSQKNLYKDVMIETYKHLTAIGYNWEDHNIEGQCQSSRRYGRHKRTHTGEKPYECIQCGKAFSQQGNLQMHKRTHTGEKPYECIQCGKAFSQHSSLQMHKRTHTGEKPYKCNQCGKAFACCSALQRHERIHTGEKPYKCNHCGKAFSQVSNLHSHKRTHTGEKPYECIQCGKAFSQHSSLQMHKRTHTGEKPYKCNQCGKAFACCSALQRHERIHTGEKPYKCNHCGKAFSQVSNLHSHKRTHTGEKPYECTQCGKAFSHLRILQVHKRTHTGEKPYECNYCGKVFSQSGSLHVHKKTHTGEKP; translated from the exons ATGAATTCTATCACCTATGATGATGTGAATGTGTACTTCACttgggaagagtgggctttgctggatccttcccagaagaatctttacaaagatgtgatgatagagacctacaagcaccttacagccataggctacaattgggaagaccataatattgaaggaCAGTGTCAAAGTTCGAGAAGATAtggaag gcataaaagaacacatactggagagaaaccctatgaatgtattcaATGCGGCAAAGCCTTTTCTCAACAGGGaaatctccaaatgcataaaagaacacatactggagagaaaccctatgaatgtattcagtgcggcaaagccttttcacagcaCTCTAGTCtacaaatgcataaaagaacacatactggagagaaaccctataaatgtaatcagtgtggtaaagcctttgcatgttgtagtgctctccagagacatgaaagaattcatactggagagaaaccctacaaatgtaatcattgtgggaaagccttttcacaagtcagtaatctccacagtcataaaagaacacatactggagagaaaccctatgaatgtattcagtgcggcaaagccttttcacagcaCTCTAGTCtacaaatgcataaaagaacacatactggagagaaaccctataaatgtaatcagtgtggtaaagcctttgcatgttgtagtgctctccagagacatgaaagaattcatactggagagaaaccctacaaatgtaatcattgtgggaaagccttttcacaagtcagtaatctccacagtcataaaagaacacatactggagagaaaccttatgaatgtactcaatgtggtaaagccttttcacacctccGTAtactccaagtgcataaaagaacacatactggagagaaaccatacgaATGTAATTACTGTGGTAAAGTCTTTTCACAATCCGGTAGCCTCCATGTgcacaaaaagacacatactggagagaaaccctag
- the LOC110566092 gene encoding zinc finger protein 120-like isoform X4 has translation MNSITYDDVNVYFTWEEWALLDPSQKNLYKDVMIETYKHLTAIGYNWEDHNIEGQCQSSRRYGRNERTHTGEKPYECIQCGKAFSQQGNLQMHKRTHTGEKPYECIQCGKAFSQHSSLQMHKRTHTGEKPYKCNQCGKAFACFSNLHSHKRTHTGEKPYECIQCGKAFSQHSSLQMHKRTHTGEKPYKCNQCGKAFACCSALQRHERIHTGEKPYKCNHCGKAFSQVSNLHSHKRTHTGEKPYECTQCGKAFSHLRILQVHKRTHTGEKPYECNYCGKVFSQSGSLHVHKKTHTGEKP, from the exons ATGAATTCTATCACCTATGATGATGTGAATGTGTACTTCACttgggaagagtgggctttgctggatccttcccagaagaatctttacaaagatgtgatgatagagacctacaagcaccttacagccataggctacaattgggaagaccataatattgaaggaCAGTGTCAAAGTTCGAGAAGATAtggaaggaatgaaagaacac atactggagagaaaccctatgaatgtattcaATGCGGCAAAGCCTTTTCTCAACAGGGaaatctccaaatgcataaaagaacacatactggagagaaaccctatgaatgtattcagtgcggcaaagccttttcacagcaCTCTAGTCtacaaatgcataaaagaacacatactggagagaaaccctataaatgtaatcagtgtggtaaagcctttgcatgtt tcagtaatctccacagtcataaaagaacacatactggagagaaaccctatgaatgtattcagtgcggcaaagccttttcacagcaCTCTAGTCtacaaatgcataaaagaacacatactggagagaaaccctataaatgtaatcagtgtggtaaagcctttgcatgttgtagtgctctccagagacatgaaagaattcatactggagagaaaccctacaaatgtaatcattgtgggaaagccttttcacaagtcagtaatctccacagtcataaaagaacacatactggagagaaaccttatgaatgtactcaatgtggtaaagccttttcacacctccGTAtactccaagtgcataaaagaacacatactggagagaaaccatacgaATGTAATTACTGTGGTAAAGTCTTTTCACAATCCGGTAGCCTCCATGTgcacaaaaagacacatactggagagaaaccctag